The following are encoded in a window of Platichthys flesus chromosome 19, fPlaFle2.1, whole genome shotgun sequence genomic DNA:
- the rpl7a gene encoding 60S ribosomal protein L7a: MPKGKKAKGKKVAPAPSVAKKHEAKKVVNPLFEKRPKNYGIGQDIQPKRDLTRFVKWPRYVRLQRQRAILYKRLKVPPAINQFTQALDRQTATQLFKLAHKYRPETKQEKRQRLLARAEQKAAGKGDTPTKRPPVIRAGVNTVTSLVESKKAQLVIIAHDVDPIELVVFLPALCRKMGVPYCIIKGKARLGRLVHRKTCTSVAFTQTNPEDKGALAKLVEAIKTNYNDRYEEIRRHWGGGIMGPKSTARIAKLEKAKAKELATKLG; the protein is encoded by the exons ATG cctAAGGGAAAGAAGGCAAAGGGGAAGAAGGTGGCACCCGCCCCTTCGGTGGCCAAGAAACACGAGGCCAAGAAGGTTGTCAACCCCCTGTTCGAGAAGAGGCCCAAGAACTATGGCATTG GCCAGGATATTCAGCCCAAGCGTGATTTGACCCGCTTTGTGAAATGGCCTCGCTACGTCCGCCTTCAGAGGCAGCGCGCCATCCTCTACAAGCGTCTCAAGGTTCCCCCAGCAATCAACCAGTTCACCCAGGCTCTGGACCGTCAGACCG CCACACAGCTGTTCAAGCTGGCCCACAAGTACAGGCCAGAGACCAAGCAGGAGAAGAGGCAGAGGCTGCTGGCCCGCGCTGAGCAGAAGGCTGCTGGAAAGGGAGATACCCCCACCAAGAGGCCCCCTGTTATCCGTGCAG GTGTGAACACTGTCACCTCCCTGGTGGAGAGCAAGAAGGCCCAGCTGGTCATCATCGCCCACGATGTGGATCCAATTGAG CTCGTTGTTTTCCTGCCAGCTCTGTGCCGCAAGATGGGAGTCCCATACTGCATTATCAAGGGCAAGGCTAGACTGGGCAGACTGGTGCACAGAAAGACATGCACTTCAGTTGCCTTCACACAAACTAACCC TGAGGATAAAGGTGCACTTGCCAAGCTTGTGGAAGCCATCAAGACCAACTACAATGACAGATACGAGGAG ATCCGTCGTCACTGGGGAGGTGGCATCATGGGCCCCAAGTCCACCGCCCGTATTGCTAAGCTGGAGAAGGCAAAGGCCAAAGAACTGGCCACCAAGCTTGGTTAA
- the surf6 gene encoding surfeit locus protein 6 isoform X2, whose product MDLASRDSYIQKLASKTFTQRDQEPKKRPFAHFKSKSDSGPAKKKKCKKKNFKERGTNEKTSHPQQKPSLSPAAQKGAAKAKHSDSKAEGVNGSTAPKQKVNIQSSFSTVDVLRKRLHEKIEESRGQGIPKNALSDTVLAKRAKRKLERERKKRKRKEFRLKKLAEDSAQEQVPEVKQEVQPKPAAIKRSESSIIFNKVETVEDGYVDKMQKKKNKKQSVKGQITPLTGKNYKQLLTRVEARNEKLEKLREKDEGKAQEMEKKIKWTNLLYKAEGIKIKDDEGMLRTALKKKEKRHEQRKRKWDTLSDNVVEKMQQRQDKRKKNIQKSKKVKTEKKKDRARKRGRVLPGDLK is encoded by the exons ATGGATCTCGCCTCCAGGGACTCGTACATCCAGAAACTGGCCAGTAAGACGTTTACCCAACGAGACCAGGAACCAAAGAAGAGGCCGTTCG CTcatttcaaaagtaaaagtgaCAGTGGTcctgcaaagaagaaaaagtgcaaaaagaaGAATTTCAAAGAACGAGGCACCAACGAGAAGACGTCTCATCCCCAACAGAAACCTTCCCTTTCTCCAGCGGCACAGAAAGGTGCGGCCAAGGCAAAACACAGTGACTCCAAAGCAGAGGGCGTAAACGGATCCACGGCACCCAAACAGAAAG ttAATATCCAGTCCAGCTTCTCGACAGTGGATGTTCTACGCAAGAGGCTGCATGAAAAGATTGAAGAGTCCAGAGGGCAG GGAATCCCAAAGAATGCATTATCAGACACCGTCCTGGCAAAGCGAGCAAAGCGGAAGCTGGAACGAGAGcgcaagaagaggaagaggaaagagttTCGGCTGAAAAAGCTGGCAGAAGATAGCGCCCAGGAGCAAGTGCCTGAGGTTAAACAGGAGGTGCAGCCGAAGCCCGCAGCAATCAAAAGAAGTGAAAGCTCTATTATTTTCAACAAGGTGGAGACGGTGGAGGACGGCTACGTAGACaaaatgcagaagaagaagaacaagaaacaGAGCGTCAAGGGCCAGATCACGCCGCTGACGGGGAAGAACTACAAGCAGCTGCTCACTCGCGTGGAAGCTCGCAATGAAAAGCTGGAAAAGCTGAGGGAGAAAGATGAGGGGAAGGCCcaggagatggagaagaagatCAAGTGGACCAACCTGCTTTATAAAGCAGAGGGCATCAAGATAAAAGACGACGAGGGCATGCTGCGCACTGcgctgaagaagaaggagaagaggcatgaacagaggaagaggaaatgggACACACTCAGCGACAACGTGGTAGAAAAGATGCAGCAGCGGCAGGacaagagaaagaag
- the surf6 gene encoding surfeit locus protein 6 isoform X1: protein MDLASRDSYIQKLASKTFTQRDQEPKKRPFAHFKSKSDSGPAKKKKCKKKNFKERGTNEKTSHPQQKPSLSPAAQKGAAKAKHSDSKAEGVNGSTAPKQKVVNIQSSFSTVDVLRKRLHEKIEESRGQGIPKNALSDTVLAKRAKRKLERERKKRKRKEFRLKKLAEDSAQEQVPEVKQEVQPKPAAIKRSESSIIFNKVETVEDGYVDKMQKKKNKKQSVKGQITPLTGKNYKQLLTRVEARNEKLEKLREKDEGKAQEMEKKIKWTNLLYKAEGIKIKDDEGMLRTALKKKEKRHEQRKRKWDTLSDNVVEKMQQRQDKRKKNIQKSKKVKTEKKKDRARKRGRVLPGDLK, encoded by the exons ATGGATCTCGCCTCCAGGGACTCGTACATCCAGAAACTGGCCAGTAAGACGTTTACCCAACGAGACCAGGAACCAAAGAAGAGGCCGTTCG CTcatttcaaaagtaaaagtgaCAGTGGTcctgcaaagaagaaaaagtgcaaaaagaaGAATTTCAAAGAACGAGGCACCAACGAGAAGACGTCTCATCCCCAACAGAAACCTTCCCTTTCTCCAGCGGCACAGAAAGGTGCGGCCAAGGCAAAACACAGTGACTCCAAAGCAGAGGGCGTAAACGGATCCACGGCACCCAAACAGAAAG tagttAATATCCAGTCCAGCTTCTCGACAGTGGATGTTCTACGCAAGAGGCTGCATGAAAAGATTGAAGAGTCCAGAGGGCAG GGAATCCCAAAGAATGCATTATCAGACACCGTCCTGGCAAAGCGAGCAAAGCGGAAGCTGGAACGAGAGcgcaagaagaggaagaggaaagagttTCGGCTGAAAAAGCTGGCAGAAGATAGCGCCCAGGAGCAAGTGCCTGAGGTTAAACAGGAGGTGCAGCCGAAGCCCGCAGCAATCAAAAGAAGTGAAAGCTCTATTATTTTCAACAAGGTGGAGACGGTGGAGGACGGCTACGTAGACaaaatgcagaagaagaagaacaagaaacaGAGCGTCAAGGGCCAGATCACGCCGCTGACGGGGAAGAACTACAAGCAGCTGCTCACTCGCGTGGAAGCTCGCAATGAAAAGCTGGAAAAGCTGAGGGAGAAAGATGAGGGGAAGGCCcaggagatggagaagaagatCAAGTGGACCAACCTGCTTTATAAAGCAGAGGGCATCAAGATAAAAGACGACGAGGGCATGCTGCGCACTGcgctgaagaagaaggagaagaggcatgaacagaggaagaggaaatgggACACACTCAGCGACAACGTGGTAGAAAAGATGCAGCAGCGGCAGGacaagagaaagaag
- the LOC133975459 gene encoding surfeit locus protein 1, translating into MASLKSVLAHSTRVLSICRKQNTVIYIKRTLLLSRLPLFRRADGRLLDSVRQSSSAAVKADKGEDSFLKWLLLLIPASAFGLGTWQVKRRQRKLHLIDELKRLTTAEPIPLPVNPDELNHLEYRRVRVRGQYDHSQELYVLPRSPVDPEKEAREAGGLSSSAETGANVITPFRCTDLGITILVNRGFVPRQKIKPETRMKGQVEEEMEVVGVVRLTEIRKPFVPNNDVQRNHWHYRDLEAMSRVTGAEPIFIDAEYGSTIPGGPIGGQTRVTLRNEHMQYIITWYGLCAATSYMWFAKFIKKIV; encoded by the exons ATGGCTTCTCTGAAGTCGGTGCTGGCTCACTCCACCAGGGTCTTATCGATCTGCAGGAAACAG AATACTGTGATTTACATCAAGAGGACGTTGCTTCTGTCCAGACTGCCTCTCTTCAGACGTGCAGACG GCAGGCTCCTCGACTCGGTGCGACAGTCCAGCTCCGCAGCAGTGAAAGCAGACAAAGGGGAGGACTCGTTCCTCAAATGGCTCCTGCTGCTCATCCCTGCCTCCGCGTTTGGGCTCGGCACATGGCAG GTGAAACGGCGTCAGCGGAAACTGCATCTGATCGATGAGCTGAAGAGACTCACTACTGCAGAACCAATCCCTCTTCCTGTGAA TCCGGATGAGCTGAATCACCTCGAGTACAGAAGAGTGAGAGTGCGAGGACAGTACGACCACTCCCAGGAGCTGTATGTTCTGCCCCGCTCGCCAGTGGACCCAGAGAAAGAGGCCAGGGAGGCAGGAGGGCTGTCTTCAAGCGCGGAGACCGGCGCTAACGTCATCACCCCGTTCCGCTGCACCGACCTCGG CATCACCATCCTGGTGAACAGAGGATTCGTGCCGAGACAGAAAATCAAGCCAGAGACCAGAATGAAAGGACAG gtggaggaggagatggaagtGGTCGGTGTGGTCCGCCTGACGGAGATTCGAAAACCCTTTGTTCCGAACAACGACGTCCAGAGAAACCACTGGCACTATCGAGACCTGGAGGCCATGTCCCGCGTCACAGGAGCTGAGCCCATCTTCATCGATGCAGAATATG GGAGTACGATTCCTGGAGGACCAATCGGTGGTCAGACCAGAGTCACACTGAGGAATGAACACATGCAGTACATCATTACATG GTATGGCCTGTGTGCGGCAACCTCCTACATGTGGTTTGCGAAGTTCATCAAGAAAATTGTGTGA